One segment of Rhodopirellula baltica SH 1 DNA contains the following:
- a CDS encoding NAD-dependent epimerase/dehydratase family protein — MRVVVTGCSGFLGGEIVRQLLQRDCEVVGLSRRETADLVRAGMTHHRGDLLDTEYLARVIAGADVVIHTAAVAGVWGSWQHYFDNNVVASRNVLQACQELGVSQLIYTSSPSVTFDGNDQRDVDEAEPYPETWMCHYPHTKSIAEREILAADQPGGMRTVSLRPHLIWGPDDPHLIPRVLQRARSGRLRIIGDGSNVIDTVHVINAAAAHLDAMDAMQTRPDEAAGRAYFITQDEPVNCWDWIGKLCRVHGVDPPTKSISFAAAYRIGAVLETVYRLTGRTSEPPMTRFVASQLAKDHSFDITAAKERLGYRPRIDMDAGLQTLTDDPAVTNDRSTDR, encoded by the coding sequence ATGCGCGTGGTTGTCACCGGTTGCAGCGGATTCCTTGGCGGTGAAATCGTTCGCCAATTGCTGCAACGTGATTGTGAAGTCGTCGGGCTGTCGCGTCGCGAAACGGCTGATTTGGTTCGAGCCGGAATGACGCATCATCGAGGTGACTTGCTCGACACCGAGTATCTTGCACGTGTGATCGCGGGAGCCGACGTCGTGATCCACACCGCGGCCGTCGCCGGGGTTTGGGGAAGTTGGCAACATTACTTTGACAACAATGTTGTTGCATCGCGAAACGTGTTGCAGGCTTGCCAAGAACTTGGCGTCTCGCAATTGATTTACACGAGCAGCCCCAGCGTCACGTTTGATGGCAACGATCAACGCGATGTCGATGAAGCAGAACCGTATCCTGAAACGTGGATGTGCCACTACCCGCACACCAAGTCGATCGCGGAACGCGAAATTTTGGCGGCGGATCAGCCGGGCGGAATGCGAACGGTTTCTCTGCGTCCGCATTTGATTTGGGGGCCGGATGACCCGCACTTGATTCCTCGTGTGTTGCAGCGTGCACGCAGTGGACGGTTGAGAATTATCGGCGACGGCAGCAATGTGATCGACACCGTTCATGTCATCAACGCAGCCGCCGCTCACTTGGACGCGATGGATGCAATGCAAACGCGTCCTGATGAGGCGGCGGGACGAGCGTACTTCATCACACAAGACGAACCGGTGAATTGTTGGGACTGGATCGGTAAACTTTGTCGTGTTCACGGAGTCGATCCGCCTACCAAGTCCATCTCGTTCGCGGCCGCGTACCGGATCGGTGCAGTGTTGGAAACGGTGTACCGTTTGACCGGACGCACCAGCGAACCGCCGATGACTCGCTTTGTTGCATCGCAGCTCGCCAAAGATCACTCGTTTGATATCACGGCCGCGAAAGAGCGGCTGGGATACCGGCCCCGCATCGACATGGATGCGGGGTTGCAGACGTTGACGGATGATCCCGCCGTTACCAACGACCGGTCCACTGATCGGTGA
- a CDS encoding DUF6690 family protein has protein sequence MLVTRLGKITVLAVAAGGPYVASETDWGRNAAGSVTNVFRGEGITATGWGSGEAPIGGVTNSPDSDRYPVHSHHQVETLRGVASKRYRYEPEIAKKLGAIPSDDVAPALAGNNVADLREVLRFDLTTHAILNRFSRVSTVLADLQLEGLRVPIVTGTQATDLAGTLTYYFDRSGSVQRISLHGFTGDPSRLMTTIQSHYGLVREPSLEAGVFTKRWNGTPVHFLRLTHAPVVFSDAVHQKYTVFLELNQPNLTYGISDEAKRIVVTDQWTGRW, from the coding sequence ATGCTCGTCACTCGCCTGGGCAAAATCACGGTGCTCGCCGTCGCCGCGGGAGGACCCTACGTCGCGTCAGAGACTGATTGGGGGCGGAATGCCGCCGGTTCGGTGACCAACGTTTTTCGCGGAGAAGGCATCACCGCGACCGGCTGGGGATCCGGAGAAGCTCCGATTGGCGGCGTCACGAATTCGCCCGATTCGGATCGATACCCGGTTCACTCACACCATCAAGTCGAAACGCTTCGTGGTGTAGCGTCCAAACGCTATCGCTACGAGCCGGAAATCGCAAAGAAGCTCGGTGCGATTCCCTCCGACGACGTGGCACCCGCCCTCGCCGGCAACAACGTTGCTGACTTGCGTGAAGTTCTGCGTTTCGATTTGACCACGCATGCGATCCTCAATCGATTCTCTCGCGTTTCAACCGTCCTAGCGGACCTGCAACTCGAAGGCTTGCGCGTGCCCATCGTCACCGGCACACAAGCCACTGATTTGGCCGGCACGTTGACGTACTACTTCGATCGATCCGGTTCGGTCCAGCGAATCTCATTGCACGGTTTTACCGGCGACCCATCGCGATTGATGACGACGATTCAGTCGCACTATGGCTTGGTTCGCGAACCATCGCTGGAGGCCGGCGTGTTCACCAAACGTTGGAACGGCACCCCGGTTCACTTCCTACGCCTGACTCACGCTCCGGTTGTTTTCAGCGACGCGGTGCACCAAAAGTACACGGTGTTCCTGGAACTCAACCAACCGAACTTGACGTACGGGATCAGCGACGAAGCCAAACGAATCGTTGTCACCGATCAGTGGACCGGTCGTTGGTAA
- a CDS encoding glycosyltransferase family protein yields the protein MEQVGMPDFYQHDMITTIHDLRSAKLDNLESMLRESTRNHDIGLVLPVTASDMRAEPFDVIVRELAQADYIASIVVSLGVAPDQSDYDETCAKIAPLGDRAKVLWTDGPEVQGLYNELIESGIDVSVPGKGRSVWTAFGYLLDDPDIETFVLHDCDIVDYDRQLLTRLCLPMVHPGLDFEFCKAYYARVTDRMHGRVVRLLVAPLLRALMQCFPENQFVRFLGNFRYPLSGEFSLTRNLARTNRVASDWGLEVGTLADVYRNTSHKRVCQVDLARLYEHKHQTLAVDQPSSGLIKMALDILTTIYRTLASQGIVFGESTFVTLRASFLRIAQDCIRQYAADARVNSLKYDRHSEEMAIEAFAQCVTQAGEIFAADPSGNPSIPNWTRVRAAFPDFTSRLRETVK from the coding sequence ATGGAACAGGTTGGCATGCCAGACTTTTATCAACACGACATGATCACGACGATCCACGATCTTCGATCAGCCAAATTGGATAATTTGGAGTCGATGCTTCGGGAATCAACTCGAAATCATGACATCGGACTCGTGTTGCCGGTCACCGCATCCGACATGCGTGCGGAACCTTTTGATGTGATCGTTCGCGAGTTGGCTCAGGCCGATTACATCGCGTCCATCGTTGTCAGTTTGGGTGTGGCACCTGATCAAAGCGATTACGACGAAACGTGCGCCAAAATTGCTCCGTTGGGCGACCGTGCAAAGGTCCTTTGGACCGACGGCCCTGAAGTCCAAGGGCTCTACAACGAACTGATCGAATCGGGCATTGATGTGTCCGTGCCTGGGAAAGGTCGTAGCGTTTGGACGGCCTTCGGGTATCTGTTGGACGATCCCGACATCGAAACCTTTGTGCTGCATGACTGTGACATTGTCGACTACGACCGCCAATTGCTCACGCGACTTTGCTTGCCGATGGTTCACCCCGGGCTCGATTTCGAATTTTGCAAAGCCTACTACGCACGGGTCACCGACCGAATGCACGGACGCGTTGTCCGATTGCTGGTTGCACCGCTGCTGAGAGCTCTGATGCAGTGCTTCCCCGAGAACCAATTCGTACGGTTCCTGGGCAACTTCCGGTACCCGCTGTCGGGCGAATTCTCGCTGACACGCAACCTCGCCCGCACCAACCGAGTCGCCAGTGATTGGGGTCTAGAAGTCGGGACGCTCGCGGACGTGTACCGAAACACCTCGCATAAACGCGTTTGCCAAGTCGACTTGGCACGCCTTTACGAACACAAACATCAAACGCTCGCGGTCGATCAACCATCCAGCGGTTTGATCAAGATGGCGCTCGACATTCTGACCACGATCTATCGCACATTGGCCAGCCAGGGAATCGTCTTCGGTGAATCGACCTTTGTGACTCTGCGTGCCTCGTTCTTGCGAATCGCCCAAGACTGCATTCGTCAGTACGCTGCGGACGCGCGCGTCAACTCGTTGAAGTACGACCGCCATTCCGAAGAAATGGCGATCGAAGCGTTCGCCCAATGCGTCACTCAAGCCGGCGAAATCTTCGCGGCCGATCCAAGCGGCAACCCGTCGATTCCAAACTGGACCCGAGTTCGTGCGGCCTTCCCAGATTTCACTTCGCGTTTGCGAGAAACAGTGAAGTAA
- a CDS encoding HD-GYP domain-containing protein — MLASDLIAISVSTLSPSSAIGADLYCRVGSTDEVKLYRGANYPMKPEDLNKLKSRGVTKLFIEREGRSSYQEYLRDLAAGAGDDSASNSQRSAALNEVVLDVLQGSFANNNEDETVNAASELGGIAASLVSREDFAAGDLFRVLNHDYATFTHSANVALYAGMLASELGMTQREVELVVAGGLLHDLGKLEIPDQILTKPGRLDEDEFALIKKHPGDGFKQLALRDDLTFGQLMMVYQHHERIDGGGYPVGTVGEDIHPWGRLCAVVDIYEAVTSQRPYRTPMSREDACNLIRRESGKALDPEMVECWISIIHSTMPK, encoded by the coding sequence ATGCTCGCTTCGGATCTCATCGCAATCAGTGTCTCGACGCTGTCGCCCTCATCGGCGATTGGTGCGGATCTGTATTGCCGTGTCGGATCGACGGATGAAGTGAAGCTTTATCGCGGTGCCAACTACCCGATGAAGCCGGAGGACCTCAACAAGTTGAAGTCCCGCGGCGTGACAAAACTGTTCATCGAACGTGAAGGCCGCTCCAGCTATCAGGAATACCTGCGAGATCTGGCGGCAGGAGCCGGCGACGATTCGGCCTCAAATTCCCAGCGTTCGGCAGCGCTCAATGAAGTCGTTCTCGACGTGTTGCAGGGAAGTTTTGCCAACAACAATGAAGACGAGACGGTCAATGCCGCGAGCGAGCTGGGCGGGATTGCGGCCAGTTTGGTTTCGCGAGAGGACTTTGCCGCGGGCGATTTGTTCCGCGTTCTGAATCACGACTACGCAACGTTCACGCACAGTGCCAACGTCGCTTTGTACGCCGGGATGCTGGCGAGCGAGTTGGGGATGACGCAACGCGAAGTGGAACTGGTCGTTGCCGGTGGGTTGTTGCACGACTTGGGCAAACTGGAAATTCCCGATCAGATTTTGACCAAACCTGGCCGACTGGACGAAGACGAATTTGCACTGATCAAGAAGCATCCCGGTGATGGTTTCAAGCAACTCGCTCTTCGTGATGATTTGACGTTTGGTCAATTGATGATGGTGTACCAACACCACGAACGAATTGATGGCGGTGGCTATCCCGTCGGAACTGTCGGCGAAGACATTCATCCATGGGGCCGTCTGTGTGCGGTGGTTGATATCTATGAAGCCGTCACGAGCCAACGTCCTTACCGGACACCTATGTCGCGCGAAGATGCGTGTAACCTGATTCGTCGCGAAAGCGGCAAAGCCCTTGACCCGGAGATGGTGGAATGCTGGATCTCAATTATCCACAGCACTATGCCGAAGTAG
- a CDS encoding MerR family transcriptional regulator, giving the protein MLIGYLVGIMPFNDEIESPNDDLSDSLDDEFDVDSSEIEDVVPEDASLPADALSGRRMLIVGRLGGMNRREATNLLRSYGAVVVESEASSVDCIVIGAEESPLAEAELIEKATERRGDDSDVQILHETDLWQQLGLVDAEQSIRKLHTPAMLAHLLGVSVRVIRRWHRRGLIRPVRTLHKLPYFDFQEVATARRLAAWVASGASPEAIERRIMQWVEVVPNLRRPLDQLSILVEGKHVLLRQGEGLIEPGGQLRFDFDAMEDSESSIESDSSDTPILQFSRPSDPFENEFGMSASSSFASSTSSLQNVGIGATDHGSMQFPPADELPEEEDDLLLSAYQAEDSGELETAIDCYHAVLARDGARSDIHFQIGELLYRIGETIAARERYYAALEVDPDFVEARSSLAGVLAETGQPELAVAAYRGALALHDDYPDVHYNLARILEDLHRSVEAEHHWRRFLQLSPGSPWADEAHARLEELRQSEQSDF; this is encoded by the coding sequence ATGCTGATCGGATATCTTGTCGGCATCATGCCTTTCAACGACGAAATCGAATCGCCGAACGACGACCTGAGCGACTCGCTGGATGATGAGTTCGATGTGGACTCTTCGGAAATCGAGGATGTCGTTCCGGAGGATGCGTCCTTGCCAGCCGATGCGTTGTCAGGGCGGCGAATGTTGATTGTTGGGCGACTGGGTGGCATGAATCGCCGCGAAGCCACCAACCTGTTGAGATCGTACGGGGCCGTCGTCGTTGAAAGTGAGGCTTCATCGGTCGATTGCATCGTGATCGGTGCCGAAGAATCACCCTTGGCGGAAGCGGAGTTGATTGAAAAGGCGACCGAGCGCCGCGGAGATGACTCGGATGTGCAGATATTGCATGAGACCGATTTGTGGCAACAGCTCGGGTTGGTCGATGCGGAACAATCGATTCGAAAATTGCACACGCCTGCGATGCTGGCTCATCTGTTGGGCGTTTCCGTGCGTGTCATTCGACGTTGGCATCGTCGAGGATTGATTCGGCCGGTTCGGACGCTGCACAAGTTGCCTTACTTTGATTTTCAAGAAGTCGCAACGGCCAGACGTTTGGCGGCTTGGGTGGCATCCGGTGCCAGCCCTGAGGCCATCGAACGACGGATCATGCAGTGGGTCGAAGTGGTTCCGAACTTGCGTCGTCCGTTGGACCAATTGTCAATTTTGGTCGAAGGCAAGCACGTTCTGTTGCGTCAAGGCGAAGGACTGATCGAACCCGGCGGTCAATTGAGGTTTGACTTCGACGCAATGGAAGACTCCGAATCGTCGATTGAATCAGATTCGTCAGACACGCCTATTCTGCAGTTCTCGCGGCCGAGTGATCCGTTCGAGAACGAATTTGGCATGTCGGCATCGAGTTCATTTGCCAGCTCAACCTCGTCGTTGCAAAATGTGGGAATTGGTGCGACCGATCACGGATCGATGCAGTTTCCTCCCGCGGACGAGTTGCCTGAGGAAGAAGACGATTTGCTCTTATCGGCGTATCAGGCTGAAGATTCCGGCGAGCTGGAAACAGCGATCGACTGCTACCACGCCGTGTTGGCTCGTGATGGAGCCCGGTCGGATATCCATTTTCAGATTGGTGAGTTGCTTTACCGAATCGGCGAAACGATCGCCGCGAGGGAACGGTACTACGCCGCACTCGAGGTCGACCCGGATTTCGTGGAGGCTCGTTCGAGTCTGGCGGGCGTGTTGGCGGAAACGGGTCAACCCGAATTGGCAGTCGCGGCCTATCGAGGTGCCTTGGCGTTGCACGACGATTATCCGGATGTGCATTACAACTTGGCCCGGATTCTCGAAGACCTGCATCGCAGCGTCGAAGCGGAACATCATTGGCGGCGGTTTCTGCAGCTTTCCCCGGGAAGCCCGTGGGCGGACGAGGCGCACGCGCGATTGGAAGAATTGCGTCAATCGGAACAGTCCGATTTCTAA
- a CDS encoding TCR/Tet family MFS transporter yields MAFILLTLLIDILAIGIIIPVLPELIKEFVGGDTSRASWYVGVIGATYSLMQFFFAPVLGALSDRFGRRPVILASLFGLGVDFIVTGLAPTVGWLFVGRIVAGVMGASFSTANAYIADVSTQETRARNFGLVGMMFGLGFIIGPALGGVLGGIHIRLPFFVAAGLSLVNWLYGFFVLPESLPPEKRGSISLAAMNPLGTIARLRNYPMIAGLAVAFMFSSLAQRGLENVWVLSMGYRFGWNEVTNGLTLALVGLMAAIVQGGMVRPTIKRLGERRTAVLGTCVSCLAFLGYGLASQGWMIPCIVVFGSLAGLAGPAIQSLVAGRVSPEEQGKVQGALTSLISLTNIPAPLLFTSGLLGYFTSDRAPFEFPGAPFVFGSLLLAIAVIVLARVFIKFPASGDPVGDPNAIVPADQPPTELDSGDENDAEPTQSPALGST; encoded by the coding sequence ATGGCATTCATCCTGTTGACGTTGTTGATCGACATCTTGGCGATCGGAATCATCATTCCGGTGCTTCCCGAGTTGATCAAAGAGTTCGTCGGCGGCGACACCTCACGTGCCAGTTGGTACGTCGGTGTGATTGGCGCGACCTATTCGCTGATGCAATTCTTCTTTGCCCCGGTTCTGGGAGCCCTCTCAGACCGATTTGGGCGCCGCCCGGTGATTCTGGCGTCGTTGTTTGGACTGGGCGTCGACTTCATCGTCACCGGTTTGGCACCGACGGTCGGATGGTTGTTTGTTGGACGGATTGTGGCCGGCGTGATGGGGGCCAGTTTCTCAACCGCGAATGCGTACATCGCTGACGTTTCGACACAAGAAACCCGAGCCCGCAACTTCGGCTTGGTCGGAATGATGTTTGGATTGGGATTCATCATCGGACCCGCGCTTGGTGGAGTGCTCGGCGGCATTCACATCCGGTTGCCATTCTTCGTCGCGGCTGGATTGTCTTTGGTCAATTGGTTGTACGGTTTCTTTGTGCTGCCCGAATCGTTGCCGCCGGAAAAGCGAGGATCGATTTCGTTGGCTGCGATGAATCCCCTGGGCACGATCGCGAGACTTCGCAACTATCCGATGATTGCCGGCTTAGCGGTCGCCTTCATGTTTTCATCGCTAGCCCAACGTGGATTAGAAAACGTTTGGGTGCTGTCGATGGGATATCGATTTGGTTGGAACGAGGTTACCAATGGGCTGACGCTGGCGCTCGTCGGTTTGATGGCTGCGATTGTTCAAGGCGGCATGGTTCGACCGACAATCAAACGCTTGGGCGAGCGACGCACCGCGGTGCTGGGAACCTGCGTTTCGTGTCTCGCATTTCTTGGTTACGGGTTGGCGTCTCAGGGTTGGATGATTCCCTGCATTGTCGTGTTCGGGTCGTTGGCCGGTTTGGCGGGACCGGCGATTCAAAGTTTGGTCGCCGGGCGGGTCAGTCCCGAAGAACAGGGCAAGGTACAGGGCGCACTGACATCATTGATCAGCCTCACAAACATTCCTGCACCGTTGTTGTTCACCAGCGGACTGCTGGGCTATTTCACTTCTGACCGGGCTCCGTTTGAATTCCCCGGGGCTCCGTTCGTGTTTGGTTCATTGTTGCTGGCCATCGCGGTGATCGTTCTGGCTCGCGTGTTCATCAAATTTCCCGCCAGCGGTGATCCTGTGGGTGACCCGAACGCGATCGTGCCCGCGGATCAGCCGCCGACGGAATTGGACAGTGGCGATGAGAACGATGCGGAGCCAACCCAATCACCGGCACTGGGGTCGACTTGA
- a CDS encoding ATP-binding protein — MKIKDIQIDGFGVWTGLSVDSLPEGMTLFYGPNEAGKTTLMQFLRAMLYGFTEERRQKYLPPIHGGTPGGAIRVTGPGGGYEVRRHSQLTDTDVTGRLTVTGSDGLAQGQHRLGMLLGQIDEPIFTNVFAIGIRELQELSTLDDTSAADELYKLSSGLDRVSLVDVLRSLRAGRNEVVGKREVESDENEAAIGKLASMMTKREKLRDEIQRLSGSTRRWSELATQRRTQSQEIETLRSRMIAWEREARCVEIATSVYDKWQERDQIRSEIDSIEGEAALPDEAPGQLVQIEAMLEDRRSKLEEIKTKRRGLRDKSEQLPINKRLFDLQGRIEAASQQATWIEALEEQIDRLDNQIEKARNQVDADADRLGIEEDERVRLGDGDDGDLPDLSRSTLSALSAPAKHVKEQMFLLKQARAEGKTHKVRKEKLQDQLQEILQRAHATDLQQAIRRENDNISTLRQRIQLGQHLEKLKRHHKDLERESVELTTDEAVPIDRLWLLSLPFIAGGMLLLYGMFNVFQIETFVAEPNPTQGMLCIMFGAMALLVYYLSREKGQRNTARDLDDCERQIDSVKRQLREIEAEREDLDSSLSVSSESLEARLRESESLLAELDESMPLYHAHEAAHQSYQGAYKRAQKAAEGLKTARREWTATLDRLGLSTTLSPKSVRVLGDGYEALQTSMRRLTELKEERSQRQRERQSLAKRIETLYLEAIDASDDALKALQDSDDHEFANQANEYDDYSDGYESNEYEDADEDDYSESYARSQRKNPKKNRGDKRNRNRDRRDDNRSSETENSRSKRPVTMRSNPLDQLNHLHEEVARQQHWVKQRRQLKEHDLQLKKQQLTHSRAIERAEQQRRALWAKCGVATPEQFYEIVDRKSLLVQHNAQFESIDQQVRSMIGNSVEYDDVAREIDGAKSTDLERRWDSLTTRMTETEARIATLQTAQGELAQSMKQLGDDDRLMTARLELGCVERQLNQLSRRWQTLSMASCLLEDVCGTVENERQPETLREASSFLNQLTDGKYVRIWTPLGSNQLKIDDSEGNSLPLDVLSRGTGEAVFIALRLSLAAAYARRGVMLPLVLDDVLVNFDGSRAEHAARTLKTFAELGHQVMMFTCHEHIVEIFHEIGVEVRQMPAQGTPGRAQILPPPVEETYEEEEYVYEEEYVEEEPEMEVEEVEPDPTPEPLPIVIEAPKPEPVVVVAPPVVKPAPKPIELVVEDRRPIKPKSKFRYKFQDIARQHRRVRRPELIIERPVRRPEPKVEVIEEVTTPDAIGWAWFQREPADGRIDADEAAAEAARNQWLDEEDREMQAVVSEAEEIGSLVHNEATRSKSGGSSDSSSSWWTGERTKS; from the coding sequence ATGAAGATCAAAGACATCCAAATCGACGGTTTTGGCGTCTGGACCGGTTTGTCGGTCGACTCCCTGCCCGAAGGCATGACACTGTTCTACGGCCCGAACGAAGCCGGCAAGACAACGCTCATGCAGTTCCTGCGAGCGATGCTGTATGGCTTCACCGAAGAACGCCGCCAGAAATACCTGCCGCCCATTCACGGTGGCACTCCCGGTGGCGCGATCCGAGTCACCGGACCGGGTGGCGGTTACGAAGTCCGCCGGCACAGCCAACTGACCGACACCGATGTGACCGGCCGTTTGACCGTGACCGGGTCGGACGGATTGGCCCAAGGCCAACATCGATTGGGCATGTTGCTGGGGCAAATTGACGAACCAATCTTCACCAACGTTTTCGCGATCGGCATTCGCGAACTGCAAGAGCTCTCGACGCTGGACGACACCTCCGCAGCGGACGAACTGTACAAACTCAGCAGTGGTCTGGACCGAGTTTCGCTGGTCGACGTGCTGCGCAGTCTGCGAGCCGGACGCAACGAAGTCGTCGGCAAACGCGAAGTGGAATCCGACGAGAACGAAGCCGCGATCGGCAAACTCGCGTCGATGATGACCAAACGCGAAAAGCTTCGTGATGAGATTCAACGACTCTCCGGCAGCACCCGCCGGTGGAGCGAATTGGCGACTCAGCGTCGCACCCAAAGCCAGGAAATCGAAACCCTGCGCAGCCGCATGATCGCCTGGGAACGCGAAGCCCGCTGCGTCGAGATCGCGACCAGCGTCTATGACAAATGGCAAGAACGCGATCAAATCCGCAGCGAAATCGATTCGATCGAGGGTGAAGCCGCATTGCCTGACGAAGCCCCCGGGCAACTCGTTCAAATCGAAGCGATGCTCGAAGATCGTCGCAGCAAACTGGAAGAAATCAAAACCAAACGTCGCGGCTTGCGAGATAAATCGGAACAGCTTCCGATCAACAAACGACTCTTTGATCTGCAAGGCCGCATCGAAGCCGCTTCGCAACAAGCGACTTGGATTGAAGCCCTCGAAGAACAAATCGATCGGCTCGACAACCAAATTGAGAAGGCTCGCAATCAAGTCGATGCCGATGCGGATCGATTGGGAATCGAAGAAGATGAACGAGTCCGCCTTGGCGATGGCGACGACGGCGATTTGCCTGATCTTTCCCGATCAACTCTGTCCGCTTTGTCAGCACCGGCCAAGCACGTCAAAGAACAAATGTTCTTGCTTAAACAGGCTCGCGCCGAGGGCAAGACGCACAAGGTTCGCAAAGAAAAGCTTCAAGACCAATTGCAGGAGATTCTGCAGCGAGCCCATGCGACCGATTTGCAACAAGCGATCCGTCGCGAGAACGACAATATCTCGACATTGCGCCAGCGTATCCAGCTTGGCCAGCACCTCGAAAAACTCAAACGCCACCACAAAGATCTCGAACGTGAATCGGTGGAACTGACCACCGACGAAGCTGTGCCGATCGATCGTTTGTGGTTGCTGTCGCTGCCGTTCATCGCCGGCGGCATGCTGCTTCTTTACGGCATGTTCAACGTCTTCCAAATCGAAACGTTTGTGGCGGAACCCAACCCAACGCAGGGCATGTTGTGCATCATGTTTGGTGCGATGGCTTTGTTGGTTTACTACCTTTCACGCGAAAAAGGTCAACGCAACACGGCTCGCGATTTGGACGATTGCGAACGTCAGATCGATTCGGTCAAACGTCAACTACGAGAAATCGAAGCTGAACGAGAAGACCTGGATTCGTCATTGTCCGTCAGCAGCGAATCACTCGAAGCACGCTTGCGTGAATCAGAATCGCTGCTCGCGGAACTTGATGAATCGATGCCGTTGTACCACGCACACGAAGCAGCTCACCAAAGTTATCAAGGCGCCTACAAGCGAGCCCAGAAAGCCGCTGAAGGTCTCAAGACCGCTCGTCGCGAATGGACCGCCACGCTCGATCGACTCGGACTATCGACGACATTGTCACCCAAGAGCGTTCGTGTTCTCGGTGACGGCTACGAAGCATTGCAAACCAGCATGCGTCGCTTGACCGAATTGAAGGAGGAACGCAGCCAACGTCAACGCGAACGGCAATCGCTCGCCAAACGAATCGAAACGCTCTATCTCGAAGCGATTGATGCATCTGACGATGCCTTGAAGGCACTCCAAGACAGCGACGATCACGAGTTCGCCAATCAGGCCAACGAGTACGACGATTACTCGGACGGCTATGAATCCAACGAGTACGAGGATGCCGACGAGGACGACTACAGCGAATCGTATGCTCGCTCGCAACGGAAAAACCCCAAGAAGAATCGCGGCGACAAACGCAACCGCAATCGAGATCGTCGGGACGACAACCGTTCCAGCGAAACGGAGAACAGTCGCAGCAAACGTCCGGTGACGATGCGATCCAATCCATTGGATCAACTCAATCACCTGCACGAAGAAGTCGCCCGTCAACAACACTGGGTCAAACAACGTCGGCAACTCAAAGAACACGACCTGCAATTGAAGAAGCAGCAGCTGACTCATTCGCGTGCGATCGAACGAGCCGAACAACAACGTCGTGCCCTGTGGGCCAAGTGCGGTGTCGCGACTCCCGAACAGTTCTACGAAATTGTCGATCGCAAATCGTTGCTCGTTCAGCACAACGCACAGTTCGAATCAATTGATCAACAAGTTCGATCAATGATCGGCAACTCCGTTGAATACGACGATGTCGCTCGAGAAATCGACGGTGCCAAATCGACCGATTTGGAGCGTCGCTGGGATTCGCTGACGACTCGAATGACCGAAACCGAAGCTCGCATCGCGACACTCCAAACCGCTCAAGGTGAATTGGCTCAATCGATGAAGCAACTCGGCGACGACGATCGGTTGATGACCGCTCGTTTGGAACTGGGTTGTGTCGAACGACAACTCAATCAACTTTCGCGTCGCTGGCAAACGCTTTCGATGGCCAGTTGCTTGCTGGAGGACGTCTGCGGCACGGTCGAAAATGAACGCCAACCCGAAACGCTCCGCGAAGCATCTTCCTTCTTGAACCAGTTGACCGATGGCAAATACGTTCGCATTTGGACGCCACTTGGTTCCAATCAGCTGAAGATCGACGACTCGGAAGGCAATTCGTTGCCGCTAGACGTCCTCAGCCGTGGTACCGGAGAAGCCGTCTTCATCGCACTGCGATTATCACTCGCGGCCGCCTACGCACGTCGTGGCGTGATGTTGCCGTTGGTGCTCGATGATGTGCTGGTCAACTTCGACGGATCGCGTGCGGAACACGCCGCTCGCACCTTGAAAACGTTCGCTGAGCTGGGACATCAAGTCATGATGTTCACGTGCCACGAACACATCGTCGAGATCTTCCACGAAATCGGTGTCGAAGTGCGTCAGATGCCCGCCCAGGGAACTCCCGGTCGTGCTCAGATTCTTCCACCACCGGTAGAAGAAACGTACGAAGAAGAAGAGTACGTCTACGAGGAAGAATACGTCGAAGAAGAACCCGAGATGGAAGTCGAAGAAGTGGAACCGGATCCAACGCCCGAACCGCTTCCGATTGTCATTGAGGCACCAAAACCAGAACCGGTCGTCGTGGTTGCACCGCCAGTCGTGAAGCCGGCTCCCAAACCAATCGAATTGGTCGTGGAAGATCGCCGTCCGATCAAACCGAAATCGAAGTTCCGCTACAAGTTCCAAGACATCGCCCGCCAGCACCGTCGAGTTCGTCGTCCGGAATTGATCATCGAGCGCCCGGTTCGTCGTCCGGAACCCAAGGTCGAAGTCATCGAAGAAGTCACCACGCCGGACGCGATCGGCTGGGCTTGGTTCCAACGCGAACCCGCCGATGGTCGGATCGATGCTGATGAAGCAGCCGCGGAAGCTGCCCGCAATCAGTGGCTGGACGAAGAGGACCGCGAAATGCAAGCGGTAGTCAGCGAAGCTGAAGAGATCGGAAGCTTGGTTCATAACGAAGCCACCCGGTCCAAATCCGGCGGATCGTCCGACAGCTCATCATCCTGGTGGACTGGCGAACGAACCAAGTCTTAG